From the genome of Athalia rosae chromosome 3, iyAthRosa1.1, whole genome shotgun sequence:
GGGAGACTTGGCGAATGTgattttccatacattctcttttcgtttcttccttttttttgcgtACCACCCTGAATGACGAAACGTGAGAAATAATGAAAGTGAGGCATTTCGTTTCTACGTTGCAATAAAAGAGtcttcaacgatttttcaaactatcTATACAGCTTTACAGTTACCCCGATGGATTAGAGTTATTGATAATTCATAAAACGATTCTACTGATAAATTACGTACGTCGTCACGTGATATCGAATACAAGCCGAGTAAAATTACCAATTCTTCGATCAAGGGTActataataaatattgaatcGCATCGAATTCAAATTACTACCCCGCGTTATAATTGAGCAAATTTTAAAGCCATCAATCGATCAAGCAATGATTCGTTGCTTATTCAGGTAACGATGTCATACATGGAAATATACAACGAGAATATCCGAGACCTTTTGAACCCGGGAACAGGGTACTTGGAATTGCGCGAAGATTCGCGAGGGAGAAATATTCAAGTGTCAGGACTTTCCGAAATATCGACCAATTCGACGGAAGAGGTAATTCAGATCTCATCTCGTCTCATCTGTCGCGCCCGATGTGcatacattttttcactttattataTTCGCCATCGCAGGTGATGCAACTTCTGCACAAAGGTAATCGAGCTCGTACAGTCGAACCGACGGCTGCTAATAAAACTTCATCCAGAAGTCACGCTCTATTGAGCGTCACGGTGAGACAATCTCATCCTATTCAAGAAAATGATCGACCTGCAGTAAGGACGCGCATAAAACAAGGACGTCTGTTCATGATCGATTTGGCCGGATCTGAAAGGGCGAAACAAACAAAGGTGCAATACTCTGAAGAATTAGTTGATGATATTTTCACGCATGTACTGATAATAAGATAACTTTTTTAGTTTAATATCCTTCTAACtggattttttcgttcgtttagaATCAAGGTAAACGGCTGCAGGAAGGTGCGCACATAAATCGTTCGCTTTTAGCACTCGGAAACTGCATAAATGCGTTGTCAGGTGGTGCACGTTACGTAAATTACCGAGATTCAAAATTGACGAGATTATTGAAGGAAGCACTGAGCGGTAATTGCCGTACTGTTATGATCGCCCACGTATCACCTTCCAGCACGCACAGAGATGAGAGCAAGAACACCTTAGTTTATGCCGACAGAGCTAATTCCATATCAAATAAAGTCGAAAGAAATGTTCTCGACGTCAGCTATCACGTCTCCCAGTATAGAAATATCATCAGTGAtctgaaaaacgaaatatccAGACTGCGCAACAAAATGCAAGACGACAGGCCAAGGTCCAACGAAGCTCTCGACGAGCACACCGGCAATCTGAAAacactgagagaaaaaattgtgtcAACCTTCAGGGAACAGATGAGGTTGAGGTGCGAATTCTAAGGAAtttaaattacattttttccatcaacagcagcttttttgttctcttttttacgAAATCTAATTTGTTCTGTGTCAGGCGGAAGCTAATGGAACTCGACAGTCATCTTCTTGGATTAAAAATGGCGGCGGAACAACAACATGCTATAATATCACAGTGGGAATCAcgtaataataaattgtataaaaaCACCAGAAGCTCAACCGCTCGACGAATGGGGGTGGAAAACTTTGAAGTCGACGATGACAGAGGTTATTCATTATAACCCATTTAGAATCTTCTTTTATATTATGAACCtaaaattatcgatcgataCTTTGTCGCTTAGATTAGAGTAGAGTTTAGACCGATGACATgaaatgttttatttcgttcattcGACAGATTTCCTTGAAGAAATCGAACATGACGCGGCCATGCAGCACGCTTGGGCAGAGCTTGCGGAAATTAATAGAGAGCAAGAAAGATACGCTGAAATGCGCGCCGCCGCTGATagagaattggaaaattgtCGTCAGCGTAGTTTACTGCTCGAAGACGTGAGTcatcgataattaaaaaaaaaaagaacctttTCTGCTCTTTATGGAAAATgtgtaattgttttttcaagGAATTGCCTTCGCGAATTAGTTCGGACGAGGAGAGAGAATTGTTGGCATTAATGCTGCGAGTTCACGAACTTGAAGCTGACAAAATGATGTTACAGAGCGAAAGATTGGTGAAACAACACGAACTTCGGAGACGCGAATTATTGATACTTCGATACGACAGACAGCGTCAAATATCCGAGGAAATAATCACGAGACAGAGGCAGTTGATGGAGGGTAATAATACCGACCATAACAAACCATCTctgaatttttggaataatCAAACTCATTCGTTCAAAAATACAtaacttttatttcatgtatttcTGTAAACAGATGGGCGATTAACTCTTCCCGCGGACTTGCAGGAACTGTACTCGATGTATCAACAAGAAATTCATGCCACGACATACGCCGAGTCGAATATTCACGACCAACCGGGATCCAGTTCTGGATTCGCCAAAAAATTACCCCCCATATCCACCAGGTATTCGATTTTTACCATGGGAACagaattaatattttatatcgcaaaaattgcgaatttaCTTTCAGATTCGGTTTTGACAGTGCAATGACCGATTACCGTGGAAATAATAGGTACGTAgacaaaaactgaaagaaagcACTAAAAGTCAAGTCTCGAAAGGCACCTGATATTCTTCTATAATTTCTTCACGAAAAAAGTTTAACATTAAACCAATTAACTTCCATCGGATTGTTTTCCGATAATTCGAGTGGCACATGCGTAGCTAAAGCAGATCGATAAGGTATTGATTAAAGGTAATAGTTCTACAGAATCGGAATGGGAACCTTCTCCTCTGCCGCAAATCGAGGAGCCGGCGGACGTCAGTCAAATAATGGGACCCGCCGTACATCCATTAACGTCAATAGGAGATCGATTCCCGCCAATATCAGCAGCTATTGGTAGTAGAAAGTTGTGAGTAAATTATACTTTTTACATTCTACACTCTCGACGATGACCTaccattttttcatatcgtaCGGAATTCTTCTTCACTTCGCATAATATTTACAGAGACAAAAAGCTCAGAAGAACGGCTAGCGAAGACAGCATGAGCTACGGCACGAGCTTCCAAAAAAATAGCACCTGATACACGAATAACGACCCACGAAATTCCGTAGGTCGCGCAATTAACgcgaaaaatattgatatgGATTATGTAttcgaagatgaagatgaagacaACGTAGAAGTGGCGGTGAAATTAGCagcaataaatttgaaaaaagtagcAAACAGATGATagccgaggaaaaaaaattcaaattcattcaCCCCAAATTGCATACGCACAAATgtgttataatatttttgcGATATTATCCCTTGGAACGAACTAGTTACTCGAACAATATATTGTTGTGTTCCGCACAAAGGTATTGCGgaaattcgatattttcaaacgtaGATGAAACTGCAAATATTGTGTTATTTACATTTGCGGATTTATAATCTAACAGTATTAGTTGagctgaataaattttatttttatcttttgtttGAGCATCAATAAAATACAAGCTTTAGGATGAAACCGAATAATGGACCAGAAAAGCTATGCTTCTCTgaagaaattttatcaacaatATGAGAAACtttgagaggaaaaagataTTGAACAATTAAATTCATGTCACTGTATAgtaaataatcgaaataaaatatttgtttgGATTACTTTGATGAGAAATAATAACTGTTAGATGCTGTTACACTACACTGGAGTGAAGTGTAATTACAGTGAAATTAATTGGGTAATTAAAATATCGGTAGTCCTCTttgttttatataataatgtCGTTTAAAAACACTAGCtcatataaaattatttcgaggTCAATTGAATTCGCAATACCATCATATGTTACAACAATACATTATACTTAGTATGGAaaccattttttcatttgacgcgtatcaaaaaaaaaagagaaaagattcTCTTTATCATCCGTATAGACAGGTAGTACGAAAGATTCCATTTAGTacatatgagaaaaaaaacatgcagCATGAGATAAATACATCATAGTTTTCCCATTGAAACTCCGTTTTCCTTGTTTGGAGATTAGAATTAATGAAGTAGTGGAGATGCCTGacaataaaacgaaagaaatatcCCTTATTTCGTGAAGTTTGAAACAGTCACCTGTAGTAATAGTGTCGGTTGGTCAGATCTACCTTtgaagaaatgataaaaatgtatgTCTGGCTTGAATCTATATGGCTAGCAAATCAAATACTaagagaaataacaaaaactaaGAGCGCACCATATTTTAACGAAATTGTTATTCctatatttcaataaatacataatataagtAGGGTAAAAGTACCAAACGTAATCCACAAcaataaaaaatctttttaaTTGTCGAAAGCTGCATATATAAGtagtaaataaattttgaatgaagaaaaaaaatagaagtgaTATAGACAATGTTCGTTATAATTAATGTTAAAATGTTTGTTGCTCTTTGAAACCGGGTTAAACTTCATTCCATCTGATATGAATAGCAAGTAATGCTCGATGATAGCAGGAAGTCTCACTACAATGAATGAtccggctttcagatttgttGCAACTTTCTAATCACTGCTAACACAAAGTGGATGCTCCAGGGGCAAACATTTTCACTTGACGATCCAACAGCTTGTATAAATACGTTGTTTTGTCTGCCCAGTGATACTTCTTTCGCACCTCATCTGCATTCCatctaatatttatttttccagataCATCATTTGCGTGACCTGTACTTAGAGGTTCAACGCTGACTATCAAGTCGGACATGTGCTTCAGCCCTATAGCGATCATGTCAGGCTGGCAGGTGTTAGGATCTGCTCTGTAAGTGTGAGTCATAATGCACACGGCGATCATGGGTTCGAATTCCATAAGGGACCTCAAATATCTGACATAGAACCATACGTCTTTGAGGCTTAAACTCATGTCAAAAAGGTGACTCAGATCATCTACTATTATGTTGACAGACCCTATGGACTCGAGCATTTCATAAACTTTGTTTCTCACAGGTAGAAATAGCTGCCGCACCAAAGTTGTGTCCAACTTCATAATATCTGGTACCCCAATTTCTTCCGCGGGAACTTTTTTCCCATGAGATTTGGTGAGGTCAACATTTGCCGCATCTATAGAATCATGGCCCAGGTCCTCGACATTGCTCGCTGCTATCTTCATCGGTTCCACAACTGTCACCTGACCTCGTTCTCTCAGTACTTTCATATTATAGCCCAGCTTCATGCCGACATTATGATAGTGACCAAATGTATTGTGGAAAAGGACCAGACAGATGCCCTGACCTTTCTCCAGAGCTCCGGATACAATGGCATTCACTAAAAAGTTTGCATCACTGCCGTGTTGTTCTTCTATCAATACGGTTTTACCGCACATATCTACCCGATCGATTCCTAGTGCGCTGCATACAGAATCCGTCATTTTCGCAGTTCAGGGTctgaaatagaaatttatttttctcactttcttcCAAATGTTCCGCATAATATggagtgtaaaattttttctaccgtgaACAAATTTAGTTGATTggtcgaattatttttattcggcaAACTTCGAATGAGAATAGCGGTAATGGGGAAACCACGTGTTTccataattaattaacgattatAAATCATTCACGAAAGACAGGAAGACATGTTGTATTTCATGTTTTATAAAATTGAGGGCACGTTtaaatgatatttataaacTGTCTTCCATAAAAAGTAGCACGTACAGTATGACGTTACGTTTGATTTGACAGTATTCCTAACCCTAACctaacaacaataattgttTCTCAGATCGAATCTATTGACAGTTTACATAATCGTTGATAAATTCGTCACCTTGAAATTTCAACGGGCAAGGTTACTCAGAAATAAATCTTCATCGATGGTCAACTGTTAATCTACACTTTTAACGGGTatcaacaattataatatcgtTGACTCGTGGTCGGCTCTTACATCAGTCATTTCACGATCCACGTTTCCACGCGAAAACGTGCcctcgtttctctttctctctttctctttggCTTCTcgctcttcctttttccctgCAACGGCCGGCTTCCTTCTTCACGATCACTTTTTCCCTTCTTGTTTCCAACATCAGCTGTTATCTCAAGAGCCATCGTTCGTTCACGGGTTCATTCGTGCCTCGTCGTTTGAACttcgataatattttcgatttaCATTCGACATGGCGGGGATTTCGCGAACGCGGCGACTGGGCGAGCCCTGCATTCTACAGTGGCCTTTAGAAGGTCCAAGAGGTGAGATCTGCATGTAATTAAATGCTGTTCAACGGGTGCTAGTGAGTTTGTTGTCCgttttttttgatcgaacttatttttctatctttgagGGGATCTCCAAGTGCTGACTATATTACTTTACAGCACTCCACTTGTTTCATATACCGTACCGATTGTAAGTTCTTTGATCTTTTTTACAATATTAACTTTCAAGTCTCTCTGACGTATACTCCACATCGAGTATGCgcaaaaacaattatttctaCCATCCCCGATTATTGGAAATGAAGCGAATCGCTTGAATTAAGGTCATGGTTAGAGTAGATCGAATAGGTACTAGTTGAATTGTTTTATGTCAAACGCTTAGGGCAGATCAAAGTTCTTTCATTTACAATTACTTATAGAGTGATTTGAGTAACATTTCgtgtgtttgaaatttttgctaCTCAGATTTCAAAGATGATGACTGCACCCCCTTGTCACCTTTGTCTGTCCAAGTTTATTAATGAGTGTGCaggtttcttatttttatgactactattttatatttacttTGGAATTATATTACTTTGAAGATATTTCTGCATGCTTGTAATAACATCCATGAATAGAGTGGATAGAGGCTGACAGTGAATCATTCTAGCCAGTCTGGTGAGTTCCTCGCCGGTATCACCATTGACtcaaaaatgttgtttttatCTCGAATATTTACATGTAGATGAATTTATGTAACAACTGATAATAAATAGACGTTAAGATTTAGCTGCAGTTATCTCTTAGAGTCTTAGCTTTGTGTAGAAAATATTACTAAATTTACATCATTGAAGTGAAAATGCATGCCAATCATTTGATCaatgttaaaaataaatcaaacttATAGAACTGTCCATAGAGGCGCAGACCCCAAAAATCCATGTATTTCTACATTTTGTAAAGAGTTATGAATTAAATTAGTTACAACACGTTGCTCACTTCCGTTTAATAAGACCTCAGCAGAATCAAGCTCTGCATTATATTTCGTATAGTAAAATATTGCAGTATAATTCTGCATTAGCTGAGAATGATAATCATATTtactttaaaaatattttataccttaATAGTAATACGTCCTCTCATGTGTATTACCAAACACTGTGATATTTCAAAATTGCAGATAAAATCTATCTGGTAGATTATTTATCTCATAACAATGCAGCTTATCTTGAATATCAACTCTGTGTCACTTGAGTAATCTcgaattacataaattatttgtCACCCTGACGTACTATCTTTGTTTGAAATGACCAGTACGAAATTCGAACTTTACAATTCTGTATCCAAACTTATGGTCACTTTCATCGAATGAAGAACTAGTAGTTGATGTCACTCCACAACGATCACTTATGTCAGAAGCAACTCACGtcattggtaatttttttttttctctcaacacaGAAACACGTCAAATACTGAAGTAATGTGTTATGTAAGGAAGTATGAACCGTTTTCAGTTATTTTAGACATGTCCTCAGAACCTTGAGCATTCTCctgaaaattcaaacttttcaGTTATCTTTGGACTTGTCAAGCACCAATGAGTATTAGCCTTTGTGCGTGGGATTAATTTCAGTCCAATTAAAAAATAGCATGTGACACTTGGTTCTCTGgtttatgtatatctatgatgaTACGTAATGCCAATCCATTCCAAAgtcagaaattttattcacataATGTAGCTATTGTTCATGCTCATTATCATGCCTCCAATCTCATGTGTGTAGGTCTGGAAATTAGCTCTATCCTCAagatgtgatatttttttcaacattatgcaatattttttatataaattaagAAGAAATGATGGtcttattataaattttactttcagTTTTATAGTCTTGTTACAATAGAGGAGCGTAAGCAACATTATTTATTAGAAATGGGTAGTAAAAAGAATGACAAACTATCCCGCTGGTATTTTGGGGGATTGGCTTCTGCAGGTGCCGCATGTGTCACCCATCCGTTGGATTTGTTGAAGGTACAGTTGAGGTTTggcaaaaaaatcatcgaataatTATGGATATAAATTCACTGTACATAAGGAGATAAAACTTACTTTGTTTCGGTTTTATTGGCCAATGTCATTATACTGTGTGTAGCTTTTGgtttttatatttaattcaTACCTCGAAGTGTTTATTGTTTTCATTGGAGGCTGCATATCATAgctaaataattacaaaattttgcaTTCAGATACAGTATTACATATGCCAGGGCTGTAGCAAATATCATAAACGAACAAATCCTCAAAGTGAAGGTTAGCAAAGACTTAGGAATTTGACTAAAATAGTTCTACCAGACTCTAAATGTAGTAGACATACTTTGCAGATTTCTTAGATAAACAGGCTACATCTGTTGTTTATTCGCTTAAATTAACAGGAAGTGCATAGGGTCGACAAATTTCATTAAATGTTATTAACACACGCTACTCTATATGGCAGCTATGAAATGAACGTGGTGTCTATTTATACTATAGGAAATGGATATTGTGGGTAGAAACATCAAAATATACTTTTCCAAATATATCAATTATGTAACTTATGTTCAACCGTGAAAATTTGCCAAGCTTAAAGATAGAATCACGAGTTACAGTGTATCCGAATTCTATTTCATTACACAAATACTATATTTCAGATGGGTTTTTCAAGGCCTCTGCTGGAGTTTTTTAATCTTTGAATCCTAGATCAACTGATTGTATCGTACTCATACCATCGTTAATATGAAACCATTTGCATATTTCATTGACGTATCATGCACATAAGTTGAATACTGTTCCACtaacaaacagaaaaaaagccTGACCTGTGGTATCaacttttatacatacattagcGTTTGAagtaattaataattcttGTAACAGTATCCTTAACGCAAAGTTCTTGCAAATACTCTGTGTTATGTAATTTGGCACCTGTAACTTTTGAGACGCAagcataaattttcatttatgaaAGAGCTGGTAGTAAACTTAGTTGGTAGAAGAGTATAAATCAACCATAGGTAAAATGTAGCTAGGCGTAAATTAGTTCACTGTAGAGTTCACAGCTTTATTAGCGAGttgcaaattttattcacacaACAATTATAGTTATATTTAAAACTTGCGGGGTAATACAGAGACTGAAAAAgtaaagtgaaattttttcaagtttgttaattggatttgaataaatttttcaggttCACTTGCAAACGCAACAAGTTGGCAAAACTTCGGTGACAAAATTAACTGTGCAAATAATCCAGCAACAAGGAGTCCTTGCACTTTACAGCGGGCTTACAGCATCACTCCTACGTCAACTTACCTACTCCACCACAAGATTTGGTTTTTACGAggtgattttcaacgtttgaaATAACTTGTTAATTTTCAAGCACTAGTAATTTATATTTCGGTTAAATTCCCTTTTCTACTATACAGGTTGGAAAACAGTCACTCGAAACTCCTGGTCACAGTTTACCGTTCCACCAGAGGTTATTGTTAGCAGGAGTATCCGGGGCTGCGGGAGGAGTTATCGGCACTCCTGCAGATCTTATTAATGTTCGAATGCAGAATGACATTAAACTTTCGTCAGAATTAAGAAGAAAGTGAGGTTTATTTCGAAGTCTCTTAGATAGTGAAATCTATTCAACTGTTTCCATGGGAGATTTGACATTTACATTACAGCTACAAACATGCGTTGGATGGCTTAGTCCGAGTTTGGAAGGAGGAAGGTttcttgaaattattcaatggtTGTTCAACAGCAACAAGTAGAGCAGCCCTCATGACAATTGGACAGCTAAGTTTTTACGATCAGATCAAAATGCTGCTATTACAATCTGGCGTATTCAGCGATAATCCCATGACTCATTTTCTATCAAGCTTGTCGGCGGTGAGTTTATTATACTTGCAAATCATGGATTATCTGTTATAATGGTACTATCATTGCGATGAACAGCACGTAATTAATTGTTAACAGTAAAATTTGactgagaaaaaacaaatgtatCCCATTCTTTCACAGGGTGCAATTGCCACGACTCTTACCCAACCCTTAGACGTCCTGAAAACACGGGCGATGAATGCTAAGCCTGGAGAATTCAAAGTAAGTCAGTCGAGTTGAAATCATGAAACAAAGTTATAGAGTGAAACTTGAATACTATTTCAGAATATGATGGACCTTGTTCTTTATACCGCTAAACTTGGACCTCTGGGATTTTTCAAGGTAAATCTAATTGAGTTTTTGAACCATTCAGTTTTGAATCAACAATTACTAGGAAATAAGATGAACCtctaatttctatttttaggGATACGTACCAGCATTTGTGCGACTTGCGCCGCACACAATCCTTACCTTTGTTTTCTTAGAACAACTGAGAACGAATTTTGGTTTCTTACCTAACACTCAATGATGCAGCAAAATAGGTAACAAATAATTGAACCGGTACATTAGTCCTGTGTAAATACAACaataagaacgagaaaaaattaggTCTAATGAGAAAGTAAAACTAATTATGAAACGGGGGTGCCAATGTGAATGAATTCAGTAGCACTGAACTAGTAAATTccactgtaatttttttttccagtggttaaattaattattcccgttgcgggaagagggaagaaggtagaatttatttttatggaTCTTAACATAGGATTATTCATAGTCTACAGGATAGACTAATTTATTGCcaacgaaggaaaaataaacaaataattccAGCTGTTGCATTCCACAGAACATATTTTTGCTGTGTATACTGTGCtggcatatacctatatttatacataagtGCTTTGATATAATACGATATAATTTTACTGATCTACGTACCTATCAGGTATCATGCCCACTTTTAAAGTCCATAGCCTTATCACCTTAAcacaaaaataaactaaatgtAATTTCGGAGTAATTTTCCATATTCCGCGTACACCATCGCATTGCACAATTATGACATATCCAAATTAGTTAGAatattgatttaatttttacacgCCGCATTTATGATTTGCAAACCGCAAATGGTCGTAACAGTGACCACCTAATTGTACATAGtcattttgaatgaaatataTCATTGTTACAGttttatacatagatattaGTTTGTGacaaattgtttgtttttttttttttgtaaatcacGCTGGATGCCGTTTCG
Proteins encoded in this window:
- the LOC105686364 gene encoding mitochondrial dicarboxylate carrier isoform X1 produces the protein MSLHNDHLCQKQLTSLFYSLVTIEERKQHYLLEMGSKKNDKLSRWYFGGLASAGAACVTHPLDLLKVHLQTQQVGKTSVTKLTVQIIQQQGVLALYSGLTASLLRQLTYSTTRFGFYEVGKQSLETPGHSLPFHQRLLLAGVSGAAGGVIGTPADLINVRMQNDIKLSSELRRNYKHALDGLVRVWKEEGFLKLFNGCSTATSRAALMTIGQLSFYDQIKMLLLQSGVFSDNPMTHFLSSLSAGAIATTLTQPLDVLKTRAMNAKPGEFKNMMDLVLYTAKLGPLGFFKGYVPAFVRLAPHTILTFVFLEQLRTNFGFLPNTQ
- the LOC105686364 gene encoding mitochondrial dicarboxylate carrier isoform X2, encoding MGSKKNDKLSRWYFGGLASAGAACVTHPLDLLKVHLQTQQVGKTSVTKLTVQIIQQQGVLALYSGLTASLLRQLTYSTTRFGFYEVGKQSLETPGHSLPFHQRLLLAGVSGAAGGVIGTPADLINVRMQNDIKLSSELRRNYKHALDGLVRVWKEEGFLKLFNGCSTATSRAALMTIGQLSFYDQIKMLLLQSGVFSDNPMTHFLSSLSAGAIATTLTQPLDVLKTRAMNAKPGEFKNMMDLVLYTAKLGPLGFFKGYVPAFVRLAPHTILTFVFLEQLRTNFGFLPNTQ